In Trichoderma asperellum chromosome 1, complete sequence, a single window of DNA contains:
- a CDS encoding uncharacterized protein (SECRETED:SignalP(1-19)~EggNog:ENOG41~CAZy:GH92) yields MYIQQLVAYWPLLVGLSQAADQQSSFDVLEYIDPLIGTANGGHVFPGATLPYGMAKSVADGNEEIQGGYASNDGLITGFSHMHDSGTGGGASLGNFPLFAQTGCLNDDINNCYYPSTLRASAKINETVVAKPGYFAIQLNTSVKAEMTVTNHTALYRFTFPTDGTPTKIPSNGTTPYSPLILADLADLSGSRTDAIISVDANTGRISGNGTFRPSFGIGNYNLYFCTDFQGATLRNTGIFVNNRAGTDRKSFRTYDDGQSPILPAGAWAQFHPPANNQILARVGLSFISTAQACSNAEKEIPNFDFESVRADAEDAWRKKLSTIKVDNTGISDSLQRTFWSGIYRTLISPQDYTGENPLWKSSEPYFDSYYCIWDSFRSTHPLLTLVDPHAQALMIRSLIDIYRHEGKLPDCRMSLCKGFTQGGSNADNLLADSYLKGLTDGIDWATGYEAVVSDAEVEGQIWTVEGRGGLQSWKNLGYIPTDDWDFSGYGLFTRSISRTIEYSYNDFCIAEMARGLGKHADAEKYLKRSRNWKNMYDPTSRSKLNLTGTQDYNLFTDSGFEGFLQPRYLNGTFGFQEPAICTDLYNFNGCYLNPGGHETYEAGSWLYTFYVPHDQATLITTLGGPDAFVRRLEFMHNTPGLFYIGDEQAYLLVYIFHYAGRPGLSAEYLHRYIPSAFNDTTAGLPGNDDSGAMGSFTALSMMGLYPMSGQNVYLIIPPFFPEVSFTDPRSGKTATIRNINFDAGYSNIYIQSAKLNGKPYNKAWVTHSFFLDGGVLELTLGPQENTNFGTAKADLPPSASTHFWS; encoded by the exons ATGTATATCCAGCAACTCGTGGCCTACTGGCCATTGCTGGTTGGGCTGAGCCAAGCAGCGGATCAGCAATCTTCTTTCGATGTACTTGAATATATCGACCCGTTAATTGGCACTGCGAATGGAG GACATGTCTTCCCAGGCGCAACTCTCCCCT ATGGCATGGCAAAAAGTGTAGCGGATGGTAATGAGGAGATTCAGGGAGGTTATGCCTCGAACGATGGCCTAA TTACTGGCTTCTCTCACATGCACGATAGTGGAACAGGTGGT GGCGCATCGCTGGGAAACTTCCCTCTTTTTGCCCAGACTGGTTGTCTAAACGACGACATCAACAACTGCTACTACCCTTCAACATTGAGAGCCTCagcaaaaataaatgaaaCGGTTGTGGCCAAGCCGGGTTACTTTGCAATTCAGCTCAATACGTCAGTCAAAGCTGAAATGACAGTCACAAACCACACAGCGCTGTACAGATTCACATTTCCGACGGACGGCACTCCAACCAAGATCCCTTCTAATGGGACAACGCCTTATAGCCCTCTGATTCTAGCCGATTTGGCTGATCTTTCTGGTTCCAGAACTGATGCAATCATCTCCGTTGATGCCAACACAGGCCGTATATCCGGCAACGGCACCTTTAGGCCCTCTTTTGGTATTGGCAACTATAATCTCTATTTCTGTACAGATTTCCAAGGAGCGACGCTTCGAAACACGGGTATTTTTGTAAATAACCGTGCAGGTACAGACCGCAAGAGCTTCCGCACTTATGATGATGGCCAGAGCCCAATCTTGCCCGCTGGCGCTTGGGCTCAATTCCACCCCCCAGCCAACAATCAGATTCTGGCTCGAGTTGGACTCTCATTCATTAGCACCGCGCAAGCCTGCAGCAACGCGGAGAAGGAAATTCCCAACTTTGACTTTGAATCTGTGAGAGCCGATGCCGAGGATGCGTGGCGCAAGAAGCTTAGCACTATCAAGGTTGACAACACGGGTATCAGCGACTCTCTCCAAAGGACATTCTGGAGTGGCATCTATCGCACGCTCATTTCTCCACAAGATTATACTG GCGAAAACCCCCTCTGGAAGAGCAGTGAGCCATACTTTGACTCATATTACTGCATCTGGGACAGCTTCCGAAGCACACACCCCTTGCTTACCCTGGTCGATCCCCATGCTCAAGCCTTGATGATTCGCAGTCTCATCGATATATACCGCCATGAGGGCAAACTTCCTGACTGCCGCATGTCTCTCTGCAAGGGCTTTACTCAAGGTGGCAGCAACGCTGACAACCTGTTGGCGGACTCTTACTTGAAGGGTTTGACAGACGGCATCGACTGGGCTACTGGTTATGAGGCTGTCGTATCTGACGCTGAAG TTGAAGGCCAAATTTGGACAGTCGAGGGCCGTGGTGGCTTGCAGAGCTGGAAAAATCTTGGCTACATTCCAACCGACGACTGGGACTTCAGTGGCTATGGACTCTTCACTCGTTCTATTTCACGAACTATTGAATACTCTTATAATGATTTCTGCATTGCAGAGATGGCTCGCGGTCTTGGAAAGCATGCAGACGCAGAAAAATATTTGAAGCGTTCCCGTAACTGGAAGAATATGTATGACCCGACCTCGCGGTCTAAGCTGAACTTGACTGGAACTCAAGACTACAATCTGTTCACCGATAGTGGATTCGAAGGCTTTTTGCAGCCGCGATATCTGAACGGTACCTTTGGTTTCCAAGAGCCTGCCATTTGTACTGACTTGTACAACTTCAATGGCTGTTATTTGAATCCTGGTGGCCACGAGACGTATGAAGCTGGCTCTTGGCTCTACACGTTTTACGTGCCTCACGACCAGGCTACACTAATCACAACACTAGGCGGTCCAGATGCATTCGTGCGTCGTCTTGAGTTTATGCACAACACTCCAGGCTTGTTTTATATAGGCGATGAACAAGCTTATCTTCTTGTCTATATCTTCCATTACGCCGGAAGACCAGGACTCTCCGCTGAATACTTGCACAGATACATCCCTAGCGCCTTCAACGACACCACTGCCGGCCTTCCAGGAAATGATGATTCGGGTGCCATGGGCAGCTTCACGGCACTTTCCATGATGGGCTTGTACCCCATGAGCGGACAGAACGTCTATCTTATTATCCCACCGTTCTTCCCCGAGGTCAGCTTCACCGACCCGCGATCCGGCAAGACAGCAACCATTCGCAACATCAACTTTGATGCTGGATATAGCAACATTTACATCCAGAGCGCCAAGTTAAACGGCAAGCCGTATAACAAGGCATGGGTAACCCACAGCTTCTTCCTTGACGGCGGGGTGCTTGAGTTGACTCTCGGGCCCCAAGAGAATACAAATTTTGGAACTGCCAAGGCAGATCTTCCGCCGAGTGCGTCAACGCACTTCTGGAGCTAG
- a CDS encoding uncharacterized protein (EggNog:ENOG41): MFIYEGKPSGDIRPKQALVKMENANSYNSIKSRQRNILGTFSFSPPLVPDDGIVAGAAPEKGQPPKRRKQQILRAQRSHRQRTKDYMNALEQEVQRLRAEGERLNGIATNWKRCVMALVATTDAPALNIYQLSQFGPGIFLWSVSNPNQAVNVTSTDASLILSNEYQWQAYQQQPMVYPSLHMLPHINIEDASEEFLLRNFYENIIPTLDVTESTTQGYVKHILPLAFNNPMVRSAFLAASASHIQIAQGAKTMVDRLRYRSTAIAELRHVSAQPETDSCAPLATILGLMIDDMICGHRECPALLKLAEFWIHKDSPFSTDPGEKATLKFLLDQVQLYASIDMSLFFRILTNKYVFVR; encoded by the exons ATGTTCATCTATGAAGGCAAACCCAGCGGCGACATCAGACCAAAACAAGCTTTGGTCAAGATGGAAAACGCAAATTCGTATAATTCTATTAAAAGTCGGCAGAGAAATATTCTCGGCACATTCTCATTCTCGCCACCGTTGGTGCCTGATGATGGAATTGTCGCCGGTGCCGCTCCCGAGAAGGGCCAGCCTCCCAAGAGGAGAAAGCAGCAGATTTTACGAGCACAGAG AAGCCACAGACAAAGGACAAAGGATTATATGAATGCTCTCGAACAGGAAGTCCAGCGTCTCCGAGCAGAAGGCGAAAGGCTGAATGGGATAGCCACCAATTGGAAGAGATGTGTAATGGCTTTGGTTGCCACAACAGATGCACCAGCATTAAACATCTATCAGCTCTCACAGTTTGGTCCTGGTATATTCCTGTGGTCGGTTTCGAATCCGAACCAAGCGGTGAATGTAACCTCCACCGACGCTTCTCTAATCTTGAGCAATGAATATCAATGGCAAGCAtaccaacagcagccaatGGTATATCCTAGCTTGCACATGCTGCCACACATCAACATCGAGGATGCCTCAGAGGAATTTCTCTTGCGAAATT TCTATGAGAATATCATCCCGACACTGGATGTCACTGAGTCAACTACCCAAGGATATGTCAAACACATTCTGCCACTAGCATTCAATAACCCAATGGTCAGAAGCGCTTTTTTGGCAGCATCTGCAAGCCACATCCAGATTGCCCAAGGGGCAAAGACTATGGTCGATAGACTTAGGTATAGGTCAACCGCAATTGCCGAACTGCGGCACGTCTCAGCACAACCAGAGACAGACTCTTGCGCGCCTCTCGCTACCATCCTAGGCTTGATGATCGATGACATGATATGTGGCCATAGAGAATGCCCTGCTTTGCTAAAGCTTGCCGAGTTCTGGATTCACAAGGATAGCCCTTTCAGCACTGATCCAGGCGAGAAAGCAACGCTTAAATTCTTACTCGACCAAGTCCAATTGTACGCCTCAATCGatatgtctcttttttttaggaTCTTGACTAACAAATATGTTTTTGTCCGATGA
- the FGAOX3 gene encoding Chanoclavine-I aldehyde reductase fgaOx3, translating to MSKLFTPLKVGRSELAHRIAMAPMTRYRADDNHVPLPTVKEYYAQRGAVPGSLSITEATFISQQAGGYANVPGIYTQEQIDAWKEVVDAVHKQGSYIYLQLWALGRSADAEILKKESNSDLVGASDIPESPDAAIKPRPLRHEEILQYIEDYTQAAKNAVAAGFDGVEIHAANGYLLEQFIQELTNKRTDQWGGSIENRARFTLEVTKAVVGAIGADRTGIRFSPFADFMGDITYDPIPQYEYIAEQLKPYKLAYVHLVESREKGNDITPVIKAYANTSPVLVAGGFQLESSKKAVDEEYKDYDIVIAIGRPYTSNPDLPFRFQQGIPLTPYQRETFFAAQQDKGFHDFPFSEQFTALKAQA from the coding sequence ATGTCAAAACTTTTCACTCCTCTTAAGGTGGGCCGCAGTGAGCTCGCTCACCGAATTGCCATGGCGCCCATGACCCGATACAGAGCCGACGATAACCATGTTCCTCTGCCTACAGTGAAGGAATACTACGCACAGAGGGGAGCTGTTCCCGGCTCGCTGTCTATCACCGAGGCCACGTTCATTTCTCAACAAGCTGGTGGCTACGCAAATGTTCCTGGAATCTACACGCAAGAGCAGATTGATGCTTGGAAAGaggttgttgatgctgttcaTAAGCAAGGATCGTACATCTACCTACAGCTATGGGCTCTAGGACGTTCTGCCGACGCGGAGAttttgaagaaggaaagcaACTCAGATCTTGTTGGTGCTAGCGATATACCAGAGTCTCCTGATGCTGCTATTAAGCCACGTCCCCTCAGACATGAGGAGATTCTTCAGTACATTGAGGACTATACACAAGCAGCCAAGAACGCTGTTGCCGCCGGATTTGATGGCGTAGAGATCCACGCCGCCAACGGCTACCTGCTTGAACAATTCATCCAAGAGCTTACCAACAAGCGAACCGATCAATGGGGTGGAAGCATTGAGAACCGGGCACGTTTTACGCTGGAGGTAACCAAGGCAGTTGTTGGAGCTATCGGCGCAGACCGGACTGGAATCCGCTTCAGCCCATTTGCCGACTTTATGGGAGATATTACCTATGACCCGATTCCCCAATACGAGTATATTGCCGAGCAGTTGAAGCCTTACAAGCTGGCTTATGTACACTTGGTTGAGTCTCGCGAGAAGGGCAATGACATTACGCCAGTTATCAAAGCCTATGCCAATACCAGCCCTGTTCTTGTAGCCGGAGGATTCCAGCTCGAGTCTAGCAAAAAGGCCGTTGACGAGGAGTACAAGGACTACGACATCGTTATTGCAATTGGTCGACCTTATACTTCCAACCCAGATCTGCCGTTCCGGTTCCAACAGGGAATTCCTCTGACGCCGTACCAGAGAGAGACGTTTTTCGCTGCCCAGCAGGATAAAGGCTTTCACGACTTTCCTTTCAGCGAACAGTTTACTGCACTTAAGGCGCAAGCATAG
- a CDS encoding uncharacterized protein (EggNog:ENOG41), producing the protein MFIYEGKPSGDIRPKQALVKMENANSYNSIKSRQRNILGTFSFSPPLVPDDGIVAGAAPEKGQPPKRRKQQILRAQRSHRQRTKDYMNALEQEVQRLRAEGERLNGIATNWKRCVMALVATTDAPALNIYQLSQFGPGIFLWSVSNPNQAVNVTSTDASLILSNEYQWQAYQQQPMVYPSLHMLPHINIEDASEEFLLRNFYENIIPTLDVTESTTQGYVKHILPLAFNNPMVRSAFLAASASHIQIAQGAKTMVDRLRYRSTAIAELRHVSAQPETDSCAPLATILGLMIDDMICGHRECPALLKLAEFWIHKDSPFSTDPGEKATLKFLLDQVQLLKAIVCPLYQFNKIISKESLAADGRQPLSLNQKDLFEVFSAIESAVAQTCYIYALPASSSPLESSNTDSNSSSDELNKLLDRLQATVTKVPPYALGEHSLTWVYFIAASRSKRIDHSAFFVARFAELLQRIGHEKVNELLAGLV; encoded by the exons ATGTTCATCTATGAAGGCAAACCCAGCGGCGACATCAGACCAAAACAAGCTTTGGTCAAGATGGAAAACGCAAATTCGTATAATTCTATTAAAAGTCGGCAGAGAAATATTCTCGGCACATTCTCATTCTCGCCACCGTTGGTGCCTGATGATGGAATTGTCGCCGGTGCCGCTCCCGAGAAGGGCCAGCCTCCCAAGAGGAGAAAGCAGCAGATTTTACGAGCACAGAG AAGCCACAGACAAAGGACAAAGGATTATATGAATGCTCTCGAACAGGAAGTCCAGCGTCTCCGAGCAGAAGGCGAAAGGCTGAATGGGATAGCCACCAATTGGAAGAGATGTGTAATGGCTTTGGTTGCCACAACAGATGCACCAGCATTAAACATCTATCAGCTCTCACAGTTTGGTCCTGGTATATTCCTGTGGTCGGTTTCGAATCCGAACCAAGCGGTGAATGTAACCTCCACCGACGCTTCTCTAATCTTGAGCAATGAATATCAATGGCAAGCAtaccaacagcagccaatGGTATATCCTAGCTTGCACATGCTGCCACACATCAACATCGAGGATGCCTCAGAGGAATTTCTCTTGCGAAATT TCTATGAGAATATCATCCCGACACTGGATGTCACTGAGTCAACTACCCAAGGATATGTCAAACACATTCTGCCACTAGCATTCAATAACCCAATGGTCAGAAGCGCTTTTTTGGCAGCATCTGCAAGCCACATCCAGATTGCCCAAGGGGCAAAGACTATGGTCGATAGACTTAGGTATAGGTCAACCGCAATTGCCGAACTGCGGCACGTCTCAGCACAACCAGAGACAGACTCTTGCGCGCCTCTCGCTACCATCCTAGGCTTGATGATCGATGACATGATATGTGGCCATAGAGAATGCCCTGCTTTGCTAAAGCTTGCCGAGTTCTGGATTCACAAGGATAGCCCTTTCAGCACTGATCCAGGCGAGAAAGCAACGCTTAAATTCTTACTCGACCAAGTCCAATT ATTAAAAGCAATTGTTTGCCCCCTTTACCAATTCAACAAGATTATAAGCAAAGAGAGCCTAGCTGCAGATGGAAGGCAACCCTTGTCGCTCAACCAAAAAGATCTCTTCGAAGTCTTCTCCGCAATAGAGAGTGCAGTAGCACAAACatgttatatatatgcacTGCCGGCGTCCAGTTCTCCCCTCGAGAGCAGCAATACAGACTCAAATTCATCTTCAGACGAGCTTAATAAACTGCTGGACCGACTCCAAGCGACTGTGACCAAGGTACCCCCGTACGCATTGGGGGAACATTCTTTAACATGGGTTTACTTTATCGCGGCATCAAGGAGCAAGCGAATCGACCACAGCGCTTTCTTTGTTGCGAGGTTCGCAGAACTTTTGCAGCGCATCGGACATGAAAAAGTAAATGAGTTATTAGCCGGATTAGTATAA
- a CDS encoding uncharacterized protein (EggNog:ENOG41), producing MEGLSVSELNRQVVTRYFQEFWTNGNANIVDELCDDNAFPDVSFRLLSPFPLIAESDYVVARWFGGGKHTGPAFYELPVGSLPVPNTGKEMRFSGTTIYRLQNGKIIEETGEESGLVALQQLGLIKMNDGFAP from the exons ATGGAGGGTCTTTCTGTGTCAGAGTTAAATCGCCAGGTTGTTACCCGATATTTCCAAGAGTTTTGGACCAATGGGAATGCCAACATTGTTGATGAACTGTGCGACGACAAT GCATTTCCAGACGTTTCGTTTCGATTGCTTTCCCCGTTTCCTCTAATTGCCGAAAGCGATTACGTAGTTGCACGGTGGTTCGGTGGGGGGAAGCATACTGGGCCGGCATTCTACGAATTGCCTGTTGGAAGTCTGCCTGTACCCAATACTGGCAAAGAAATGCGATTTTCTGGAACTACAATCTATAGGCTACAGAATGGTAAAATCATAGAAGAGACGGGTGAAGAGTCTGGCCTGGTGGCGCTGCAACAGCTGGGTTTGATTAAAATGAATGATGGTTTTGCTCCATGA
- a CDS encoding uncharacterized protein (EggNog:ENOG41), whose protein sequence is MPLYDVEYVTPLTPEQQEQLAIAFTDLHSKRFNTPRFFVNVRYTDVNNQVVFRGGLRRKYNRVVIRTRAGSNRTNEAYLDHCKQITTEWERIIGSEGERGLRTVWIMGALTTALEAGIGRPKTGEENQWLKDNMAHFETLAAAGDEDFNELLKEFKGKKSNAI, encoded by the exons ATGCCCCTTTATGATGTTGAATATGTAACCCCGCTTACACCGGAGCAGCAAGAACAGCTGGCTATTGCTTTCACTGATTTGCATTCAAAGCGTTTCAACACTCCACGTTTCTTTGTTAACGTCCGGTATACCGATGTGAACAATCAAGTAGTATTTCGAGGAGGTTTACGGCGAAAGTACAATCGTGTGGTCATCCGAACACGAGCAGGGAGCAATCGTACTAACGAAGCATACCTGGACCACTGCAAGCAAATTACAACCGAATGGGAGAGAATTATAGGATCAGAGGGTGAAAGAGGACTGCGAACGGTTTGGATAATGGGCGCTTTGACAACGGCTTTGGAAGCTGGAATTGGCCGGCCAAAA ACTGGAGAAGAAAACCAGTGGTTGAAGGACAATATGGCACACTTTGAAActttggctgcagctggtgaTGAAGATTTTAATGAGCTCCTAAAGGAGTTTAAGGGAAAGAAGTCAAATGCAATCTGA
- the LXR1 gene encoding L-xylulose reductase codes for MPQPIPTASHLLDLFSLKGKVVVVTGASGPRGMGIEAARGCAEMGADLAITYASRKEGAEKNAADLSKEYGVKVKVYKVNQSDYNDVERFVNQVVSDFGKIDAFIANAGATANSGVVDGSSSDWDHVIQVDLSGTAYCAKAVGAHFKKQGHGSLVITASMSGHVANYPQEQTSYNVAKAGCIHLARSLANEWRDFARVNSISPGYIDTGLSDFIDAKTQELWRSMIPMGRNGDAKELKGAYVYLVSDASSYTTGADIVIDGGYTTR; via the exons ATGCCTCAGCCTATCCCTACAGCCAGCCATCTTCTTGACCTCTTCAGCTTGAAGGGCaaggtcgtcgtcgtcaccgGGGCTTCCGGGCCTCGTGGTATGGGAATTGAGGCCGCGCGTGGTTGCGCCGAGATGGGCGCTGATCTTGCCATCACATATGCATCGCGCAAAGAGGGCGCGGAGAAGAATGCGGCTGATCTGAGCAAGGAATACGGCGTCAAGGTCAAGGTATACAAAGTCAACCAGAGCGACTACAACGACGTCGAGCGCTTTGTGAACCAGGTCGTTTCTGATTTTGGCAAGATTGACGCCTTCATTGCCAA TGCTGGTGCCACAGCCAACAGTGGCGTTGTCGACGGCAGTTCTAGTGATTGGGACCATGTTATCCAAGTCGATCTTAGTGGTACTGCATACTGCGCAAAGGCCGTTGGTGCGCACTTCAAGAAGCAAGGTCATGGCTCCCTTGTAATCACAGCCTCAATGTCCGGCCATGTCGCAAACTACCCTCAGGAACAGACTTCATACAACGTTGCGAAGGCAGGCTGCATCCATCTGGCGCGCTCGCTGGCCAACGAATGGCGCGACTTCGCCCGTGTCAACAGCATCTCGCCAGGCTACATTGATACAGGCCTGTCGGATTTCATCGACGCCAAGACGCAAGAGCTATGGCGAAGCATGATCCCTATGGGACGCAATGGCGATGCCAAAGAGCTCAAGGGTGCATATGTCTATCTCGTCAGCGATGCTAGTTCGTATACTACGGGAGCTGATATTGTAATTGATGGAGGCTATACCACTCGAtga
- a CDS encoding uncharacterized protein (EggNog:ENOG41) translates to MANASLNALAKRFKALHTPHHPLVFANIYDAVSARAVASLPNAKALATASYAVAEAAGLQDDTLTRAANVISAKNIASAIKEFGKPLSVDYQDGYGDELESGLTELIRAGVVGINLEDYNGNTKTLYSISDATDRIKRALSTANALGVPDFVVNARCDTLIQGGGLEEVIERGRAYLAAGATTVFVWGASRGVSRSEVVELVKAFDGRLNVLLNLSGGLTVKELADIGVARISIGPTLQIGAMTKLKKDAEAILAM, encoded by the coding sequence atggccaacGCTTCTCTGAATGCTCTCGCCAAAAGGTTCAAAGCTTTACATACTCCTCATCACCCTCTAGTATTTGCAAACATCTATGATGCAGTTTCTGCACGGGCTGTAGCATCCCTGCCCAACGCAAAGGCCCTTGCTACAGCCAGCTATGCGGTTGCGGAAGCAGCAGGTCTTCAGGATGACACTTTAACGCGGGCTGCTAATGTGATCTCTGCTAAAAATATTGCTTCGGCAATTAAAGAATTCGGAAAGCCACTATCCGTTGACTACCAAGACGGATATGGAGATGAGCTAGAAAGCGGCCTAACGGAGCTCATTCGAGCTGGTGTTGTTGGCATTAACCTAGAGGACTATAATGGAAACACAAAGACACTATATAGCATCTCCGATGCAACCGATCGGATCAAGAGAGCTCTGAGCACGGCTAATGCACTGGGAGTGCCTGATTTTGTCGTCAACGCCCGGTGTGACACACTCATTCAAGGAGGTGGTCTCGAGGAAGTCATTGAGAGAGGTCGTGCGTATCTTGCCGCTGGTGCTACTACTGTATTTGTATGGGGTGCCAGCCGAGGTGTCTCACGCAGCGAAGTTGTTGAGTTAGTCAAAGCCTTTGATGGACGACTGAATGTCCTGCTAAATCTTTCCGGCGGTCTAACGGTGAAAGAATTGGCGGATATTGGAGTTGCGCGAATTAGCATCGGGCCTACTCTGCAGATTGGAGCTATGACAAAGCTAAAGAAGGACGCTGAAGCCATCTTAGCAATGTAA